From a single Loigolactobacillus coryniformis subsp. coryniformis KCTC 3167 = DSM 20001 genomic region:
- a CDS encoding Spx/MgsR family RNA polymerase-binding regulatory protein — translation MIKLFTQTSCNSSRKARQWLRDHDVQFEEQNVGKKAPTTAELKHILSLTENGLDDIISTRSRAYPEVAAQLPDMSFNETLKLLCERTQLLRKPIMVTENKVQIGFNDDEIRKFIPRHIRRLDFMKAMINAAGV, via the coding sequence ATGATCAAATTATTTACGCAGACAAGTTGTAATTCTTCACGAAAGGCGCGCCAATGGCTTCGGGACCACGATGTCCAATTTGAAGAACAAAATGTCGGTAAAAAGGCGCCAACGACCGCAGAATTGAAGCACATTTTAAGCCTGACTGAAAATGGTTTAGATGATATTATTTCTACTCGTTCGCGTGCGTATCCAGAAGTTGCTGCTCAGCTACCAGATATGTCATTTAATGAAACTTTAAAATTACTTTGCGAACGGACCCAGTTACTACGTAAACCGATTATGGTCACTGAAAATAAAGTACAAATTGGCTTCAATGATGATGAAATTCGGAAATTCATACCGCGGCATATTCGGCGCTTGGATTTTATGAAAGCGATGATCAACGCGGCTGGAGTCTAG
- the tsaB gene encoding tRNA (adenosine(37)-N6)-threonylcarbamoyltransferase complex dimerization subunit type 1 TsaB: protein MLVLAIDTSNQALTVALATEQQLLGEVTLNVKQTHSDGLMPALEYLLTATKRQPKDIERVVVAQGPGSYTGIRIAVTTAKTLAWTLNKQLVGISSLAVLASNLPASDQLIVPLFDARRQAVFTGAYQWQNGRLVSVLADRHVALAEWLPKLVATKQSLLFVGDTAAFSEQLGQVGTIATANFALPHAGQLAQLGTQATPVEDIHGFVPTYLRMTEAEANWLKQHPDNEGHEPYVEEI from the coding sequence ATGTTAGTTTTAGCAATTGATACATCAAATCAAGCATTGACGGTAGCATTGGCAACTGAACAACAATTGTTGGGCGAAGTGACACTGAATGTGAAGCAAACGCACAGTGATGGATTGATGCCAGCACTGGAATATTTACTTACTGCGACAAAAAGGCAGCCCAAGGATATTGAGCGGGTAGTCGTAGCGCAAGGACCAGGATCGTACACTGGGATTCGAATCGCTGTAACCACCGCGAAAACGTTAGCATGGACATTGAATAAGCAGTTAGTTGGTATCTCGAGTTTGGCGGTGCTAGCCAGCAATCTACCAGCCAGCGATCAGTTGATCGTGCCATTATTTGATGCGCGGCGGCAGGCCGTTTTTACTGGTGCTTACCAGTGGCAGAATGGACGATTAGTCAGTGTACTGGCGGATCGTCATGTTGCCTTAGCTGAGTGGCTGCCTAAATTAGTAGCGACGAAGCAGTCGCTACTCTTTGTTGGCGATACCGCTGCTTTCAGTGAACAGCTTGGCCAAGTAGGCACGATCGCTACGGCTAATTTTGCGTTACCCCATGCTGGCCAGCTAGCTCAGTTAGGGACGCAGGCAACCCCAGTTGAGGATATTCATGGTTTTGTTCCAACTTATTTACGTATGACTGAAGCCGAGGCCAACTGGTTGAAGCAACATCCCGACAATGAAGGACATGAGCCCTATGTGGAAGAAATTTAG
- a CDS encoding transposase — MMVSVLAYNIVNFLKQLALTKHDSGLCVSTLRIRLFKVSARVVHTGRRIQLRLSSYHVYHRLFYQALQRIQAIE; from the coding sequence ATGATGGTTAGTGTACTGGCTTACAATATTGTCAACTTTTTAAAGCAGCTAGCACTGACAAAACATGATTCCGGCTTGTGCGTTAGCACATTGCGGATCCGTTTATTCAAAGTTTCGGCACGTGTTGTGCATACTGGCCGACGCATTCAGTTGCGGCTGAGCTCGTATCATGTTTACCATCGGCTGTTCTACCAGGCTCTACAGCGTATCCAGGCTATTGAATAA
- a CDS encoding asparaginase: protein MQRILILHTGGTIAMAENESGALTPSTANPLMAYNNLFQGKYDLTVEEAFNLPSPHMTPTEMLQLKDRIVAAEKDGIDGVVITHGTDTLEETAYFLDLTLPPLIPVVITGAMRSSDEIGSDGLYNLTSALKTAASPSARGKGVLVVMNDEVHSARFVTKTHTTNVATFRTPTFGPIGIMEKDGAKFFQELTNQSLCKIDHVIDQVYLLKAYAGMDGTLFAALDRPETNGLVIEGTGAGNLPPQTLPAIEKLLARHIPIVLVSRCFNGVAEPVYGYEGGGQQLAKMGLIFCQGLNGQKARIKLLVALSSGKTGTELATYMRDAIS, encoded by the coding sequence ATGCAACGTATTTTAATTTTACATACTGGCGGTACGATCGCCATGGCCGAAAATGAAAGTGGTGCACTTACACCTAGTACAGCCAACCCATTAATGGCCTATAATAACTTGTTTCAAGGTAAATACGATCTAACTGTGGAAGAAGCCTTTAATCTACCCTCGCCACACATGACCCCAACAGAAATGCTGCAACTCAAAGATCGTATCGTAGCTGCCGAAAAAGATGGTATCGACGGTGTCGTTATCACCCATGGTACCGACACACTGGAAGAAACTGCCTATTTTCTTGATCTAACTTTGCCACCGCTGATTCCAGTTGTCATCACTGGTGCCATGCGCTCTTCTGATGAAATTGGTTCCGATGGTTTATATAATTTAACCAGTGCTTTAAAAACAGCGGCATCGCCTAGTGCGCGTGGCAAAGGTGTCCTAGTGGTAATGAATGATGAAGTCCATAGTGCGCGTTTCGTCACTAAAACCCATACGACTAACGTGGCGACTTTCCGTACACCAACTTTTGGGCCGATCGGTATTATGGAAAAAGATGGTGCTAAATTCTTTCAAGAACTCACCAATCAATCACTGTGTAAAATTGATCATGTGATCGATCAAGTCTATTTATTGAAAGCCTACGCCGGGATGGACGGCACTTTATTTGCAGCCTTAGATCGCCCTGAAACTAACGGCCTAGTGATTGAAGGCACTGGTGCTGGTAATTTGCCGCCACAAACTTTACCCGCAATCGAAAAGTTATTGGCACGGCATATTCCCATCGTTTTGGTTTCACGCTGTTTTAATGGCGTGGCCGAACCCGTTTACGGGTACGAAGGTGGTGGCCAGCAACTAGCCAAAATGGGCTTGATCTTTTGCCAGGGTTTAAACGGTCAAAAAGCGCGAATCAAATTATTAGTCGCCTTGTCTAGCGGTAAAACAGGCACAGAACTAGCCACTTACATGCGCGATGCGATTTCATAA
- a CDS encoding GNAT family N-acetyltransferase, protein MEIKIRPVQPAEYATTKLVVKQAFAGIEYTDGDEHELIGRLRQEHAYHPEFDVVAQRANGEIIGHALLSEITICDQELTVTALVLAPLAVLPEYQHQGVGGRLIAYLEQAARQAGYPAISILGDPAYYSRFGYQPASNYGIKASFTVPAAYYLLKPLVNDGLSTVKGTIYYQAAFGLN, encoded by the coding sequence ATGGAAATAAAAATTAGGCCAGTGCAACCAGCCGAATATGCAACAACTAAATTAGTGGTAAAACAAGCTTTTGCGGGGATTGAATATACCGACGGTGATGAGCATGAGCTGATAGGACGGCTACGCCAGGAGCATGCTTATCATCCAGAATTTGATGTGGTGGCACAGAGGGCTAATGGGGAAATTATTGGTCATGCGCTTTTATCGGAAATTACAATTTGCGATCAAGAGCTGACGGTTACAGCGTTAGTCCTAGCACCACTGGCTGTTTTACCGGAATATCAACATCAAGGTGTTGGTGGTCGCTTGATTGCTTATTTGGAGCAAGCAGCGCGGCAAGCTGGTTATCCTGCAATCAGTATTTTAGGTGATCCTGCTTACTATAGTCGCTTTGGTTATCAACCAGCCAGCAACTACGGTATCAAAGCAAGTTTTACAGTACCAGCTGCCTACTATTTGCTTAAGCCGCTGGTCAACGATGGTTTATCAACTGTTAAAGGTACGATTTATTATCAAGCTGCTTTTGGTTTGAATTAA
- a CDS encoding YveK family protein produces the protein MMMSNSTRDGLSFGEFLLALGRYWYIWLVTALIVTAGAFAWGKRTIVPTYSASSTVMIYHPNNDPNQRNADILAMASYRQLAKSNMIVQPVQEQLLKVKGYQGSIDTLTAGISTSVAQNTLNLQLKVQGSSPKLAAQTANLLAKSVQQHLPQLVPNTGSVQVVEQAAAKRSTLINGNRVQKLTLGGLLFGLYLGVLATFIYTAWRR, from the coding sequence ATGATGATGAGTAATTCAACGCGCGACGGGCTTTCATTTGGGGAATTTCTGTTGGCGCTAGGCCGTTACTGGTACATATGGTTGGTCACAGCGTTGATCGTGACTGCAGGGGCGTTTGCGTGGGGTAAACGGACGATAGTGCCCACTTATTCAGCATCTAGCACGGTGATGATCTATCATCCCAATAACGATCCTAATCAGCGTAACGCGGATATTTTGGCAATGGCGTCGTATCGTCAACTGGCTAAGAGCAATATGATCGTACAGCCGGTGCAAGAGCAGTTGCTTAAGGTCAAAGGTTATCAAGGCAGTATCGACACTTTGACTGCCGGTATCAGCACTTCAGTGGCGCAAAATACATTAAATTTACAATTAAAAGTTCAAGGTAGTAGTCCTAAGTTAGCGGCACAGACGGCTAATTTATTGGCTAAGTCGGTGCAGCAACATTTGCCGCAGTTAGTTCCTAATACTGGGTCGGTTCAGGTTGTTGAGCAGGCAGCAGCTAAGCGGTCAACGTTGATCAATGGTAACCGTGTGCAAAAATTAACACTAGGTGGGTTATTATTTGGTCTTTACTTAGGCGTTTTGGCAACGTTTATCTATACAGCTTGGCGGAGGTAG
- a CDS encoding glycosyltransferase family 2 protein: protein MTKKLSLVVPCFNEEKTVPLFYAALQDVKPTLRGAELEYWFINDGSEDGTLDILRDLQQKDPQQVHYISFSRNFGKEAALYAGLQATTGDYVAVMDADLQDPPEQLAEMLAGIEDEGYDVVGTRRIDRGGEPMIRSFFANGFYWFINKISSTPIKNGVRDFRLMTRQVVDAVLSMSEYNRFSKGILSWVGFKTKYLSYENHDRVGGKTSWSFWKLLRYSIDGIIDFSDAPLNLATLVGFLSFLVSLMGVVFVIVRKIIYGGSVTGWASMVSIILMIGGLQLLCLGILGKYIGSIYLEAKKRPIYIIKEQK, encoded by the coding sequence ATGACAAAGAAGCTTTCATTAGTTGTACCATGTTTTAATGAAGAAAAAACGGTACCACTTTTTTATGCCGCTTTACAAGATGTAAAACCAACTTTGCGCGGAGCTGAACTAGAATATTGGTTTATCAATGATGGTTCAGAAGATGGAACGCTTGATATTTTACGCGATTTACAGCAAAAAGACCCGCAACAGGTCCATTATATTTCGTTTTCACGTAATTTTGGCAAAGAAGCGGCGCTCTATGCTGGATTACAGGCAACAACGGGTGATTATGTTGCAGTAATGGATGCAGATCTACAAGACCCGCCGGAACAATTAGCTGAGATGTTAGCCGGTATTGAGGATGAAGGTTATGATGTTGTCGGCACACGACGAATTGATCGTGGTGGTGAACCAATGATTCGTTCATTCTTTGCTAACGGCTTTTATTGGTTTATCAATAAAATTTCCTCAACACCGATCAAAAATGGGGTGCGGGATTTTCGTTTGATGACCCGCCAAGTGGTGGACGCAGTGTTATCAATGAGTGAATACAATCGCTTTTCTAAAGGAATTTTGAGTTGGGTTGGCTTTAAAACCAAATACCTCAGTTATGAGAATCACGATCGTGTTGGCGGTAAAACATCCTGGTCGTTTTGGAAATTGTTACGCTATTCGATTGATGGAATCATTGACTTTTCCGACGCACCATTGAATTTAGCGACCTTAGTTGGTTTTCTTTCGTTCTTAGTATCATTAATGGGCGTTGTCTTCGTTATTGTACGTAAGATCATTTATGGCGGCTCAGTTACCGGCTGGGCTTCAATGGTTTCGATTATTTTGATGATTGGTGGCTTGCAGTTACTGTGTTTGGGGATTTTAGGTAAATATATCGGCAGTATTTACCTAGAAGCGAAGAAGCGGCCAATTTATATTATTAAAGAGCAAAAATAG
- a CDS encoding type 1 glutamine amidotransferase, with protein MRINVLQHTPNEGPGAILDWAQIHNHQVYIYHPYRFGYLPTAEKTDMLVILGGPMSPNDDLQWIKQERELIQGLLDRNVPMFGVCYGAQQITKTLGYAVTKSPAKEVGWAPVYRKSMVIPDLPDELLALHWHEEMFEIPYEAQLLFSSKAVKNQGFVLNHRVIGLQFHFEPQADNVREMVVNDFPYIKNSVLGQSATDILKKTVPIENKRVLFKMLDYITEKL; from the coding sequence ATGCGAATAAATGTCTTACAACATACACCTAATGAAGGGCCAGGGGCTATTTTAGACTGGGCTCAAATCCATAATCATCAAGTATATATCTATCACCCATATCGATTTGGATATTTGCCGACAGCAGAAAAAACTGATATGTTAGTTATTTTAGGTGGTCCAATGAGTCCAAATGACGATCTTCAATGGATTAAACAGGAACGTGAGTTAATCCAAGGTCTTTTAGATAGGAATGTTCCAATGTTTGGTGTCTGTTATGGTGCTCAACAAATTACTAAAACACTAGGATACGCTGTTACCAAATCTCCTGCTAAAGAAGTAGGGTGGGCTCCAGTTTATCGTAAAAGTATGGTAATTCCTGATTTGCCAGACGAATTATTAGCTTTGCATTGGCATGAAGAAATGTTTGAAATCCCATATGAGGCTCAACTTCTTTTCTCAAGTAAAGCTGTTAAAAATCAGGGATTTGTGCTGAATCACCGAGTTATTGGTTTACAGTTCCATTTTGAACCCCAAGCTGATAATGTACGTGAAATGGTTGTTAATGACTTCCCATATATAAAAAATTCGGTACTTGGTCAATCTGCTACTGATATTCTAAAAAAAACTGTACCTATTGAGAATAAAAGAGTACTGTTTAAAATGTTAGATTATATTACAGAAAAGTTATAG
- a CDS encoding flippase → MKVVKNYLYNAGYQIFLLLVPLITTPYIARVIGPTGVGINAYTNSIIQYFVLFGSIGINMYGNREVAFYRDDPHKLTKAFWEIELLRFSAIIVAEAAFFIYLGFTDQYHTYLLMQSLLITAAAFDISWFFMGLEDFRTTVVRNTIVKIVSVILIFSFVKTAQDLAIYILIISGSQLVGNLTLWPFLRRHLVKVNWHKLNLVPHLRPALVLFIPQIATQIYLVLNKTMLGKITGVTAAGFFDNSDKIIKMVLAVVTATGTVMLPRVAHTFAQGDKVQVRRYLYSSFDFVTAASVPMTMGLAAIAPKFAVWFFGAKFAATNVLIMLEAPAILMIAWSNVLGMQYLMPTNRNRDFTISVTIGAVVNLILNIPLIINFGAAGAAVSTVLSEASVTIYQLYVVRDELSVRHLFADLWKYLVAGLAMFAVVFWLNTTQPFNTMWLLIEVGAGVIIYAGLIVLLRAQIIKQVRQLLGR, encoded by the coding sequence ATGAAAGTCGTTAAAAATTATCTTTATAATGCGGGTTATCAGATTTTTCTGTTACTCGTCCCTTTGATCACAACGCCGTACATTGCGCGGGTGATTGGACCAACTGGTGTCGGTATCAATGCCTACACTAATTCAATTATTCAGTATTTTGTGTTATTCGGTAGTATCGGTATTAATATGTATGGTAACCGGGAGGTAGCTTTTTATCGGGATGATCCGCATAAGTTAACTAAAGCCTTTTGGGAAATTGAATTGTTGCGTTTTTCGGCGATTATTGTGGCGGAAGCAGCCTTTTTTATTTACCTTGGTTTTACTGATCAATACCACACTTATTTATTGATGCAGTCATTATTGATTACCGCCGCTGCCTTTGATATTTCTTGGTTCTTTATGGGTTTGGAGGATTTTCGCACAACGGTGGTCCGCAATACGATCGTTAAAATCGTATCGGTGATTTTAATTTTTTCATTTGTTAAGACGGCACAAGATCTAGCAATTTATATTTTGATCATTTCTGGGTCACAGTTGGTTGGTAATTTAACTTTATGGCCGTTTTTACGCCGTCACTTAGTAAAGGTTAATTGGCACAAGCTGAATTTAGTGCCACATCTACGACCGGCTTTGGTGTTGTTCATTCCACAAATAGCAACGCAGATCTATTTGGTTTTAAATAAGACGATGTTAGGGAAGATCACCGGTGTGACTGCAGCTGGATTTTTTGATAACTCAGATAAAATTATTAAAATGGTTTTAGCGGTGGTTACGGCTACGGGGACTGTTATGCTGCCACGGGTTGCTCATACATTTGCCCAAGGCGATAAAGTACAAGTTCGACGTTATCTGTACAGTTCATTTGACTTTGTAACGGCTGCTTCGGTGCCAATGACCATGGGCTTAGCGGCGATTGCACCTAAATTTGCTGTCTGGTTCTTTGGTGCTAAATTTGCAGCGACCAATGTTTTGATTATGTTAGAAGCACCTGCCATTCTAATGATTGCTTGGAGTAATGTTTTGGGGATGCAATATTTGATGCCGACCAATCGTAATCGTGATTTTACGATCTCAGTCACGATCGGAGCTGTGGTCAATTTGATCCTCAATATTCCGTTGATCATTAACTTTGGTGCTGCTGGTGCTGCTGTGTCAACGGTTCTATCTGAAGCTAGCGTCACAATCTATCAATTGTACGTTGTCCGCGATGAATTATCGGTTCGCCATTTATTTGCCGATCTATGGAAATATTTGGTTGCAGGGCTCGCGATGTTTGCCGTAGTTTTTTGGCTCAATACAACACAGCCGTTTAATACCATGTGGTTATTGATTGAAGTTGGTGCTGGCGTAATTATCTATGCTGGATTGATTGTACTTTTACGAGCGCAAATTATTAAACAAGTTCGTCAGTTACTTGGACGGTAA
- a CDS encoding acyltransferase family protein: MKKRIVWIDIVRGIAIIFVIIGHGLQNSGIQQFAWGAFLVNFIFAFHLPVFFVASGYLYKSKSIKKSLKSGFNNLLLPYLFSVAIIILGSLLAKHKLLTNIFANNWVSLPSMFIRVAYAAGQSMESVVSNQHYGPIPPVGVIWFLPCMFIAVVLFNLLMRLADRYQMAEFSRVSLILLVTALGILIHKRIFMPWTADSALISQSFFYFGYIVKKYRILETLSSSYYVGSISIWLLSAKLGMFQLSSGNAPDYLVGIVAGCGSSLVIFKASILIFKFLGAKKLVLFLQKIGQGSLLIMCFHSLDGTGFVFLGHLMSYFSTRYASWLLAIILILYRLIIPMLALVIIPHVPFARNFYDNRRYQFFWQHSIKGNKSNLIFSPNSKMKHHMF, translated from the coding sequence GTTTGCTTGGGGTGCTTTTTTAGTGAACTTTATATTTGCCTTTCACTTACCTGTCTTCTTTGTTGCAAGTGGGTATCTCTATAAAAGTAAGTCAATTAAAAAGTCTCTGAAGTCAGGATTTAATAATTTGTTACTACCATATCTATTTTCAGTAGCGATAATTATACTCGGCTCTTTGTTGGCTAAGCATAAGTTGTTAACTAATATATTTGCTAATAACTGGGTATCTTTACCTAGTATGTTTATTCGGGTCGCGTATGCGGCAGGACAGAGTATGGAGAGTGTAGTAAGCAATCAGCATTATGGACCTATACCACCAGTTGGGGTTATCTGGTTTTTACCATGTATGTTTATTGCTGTTGTCTTATTCAATCTCTTGATGCGTTTGGCTGATCGGTACCAGATGGCAGAGTTTAGTCGTGTAAGCTTAATATTGTTGGTTACTGCTTTGGGGATTCTAATACATAAGCGTATTTTTATGCCTTGGACTGCGGATTCAGCTTTAATAAGCCAGAGTTTCTTTTATTTTGGATATATAGTAAAAAAATATCGAATTTTGGAAACTTTGAGTAGTTCTTACTATGTTGGATCAATTTCAATTTGGTTACTCAGTGCAAAATTGGGTATGTTTCAGTTATCGTCTGGAAATGCACCCGACTACTTAGTCGGCATTGTTGCAGGATGTGGTTCGAGTTTAGTCATTTTTAAAGCTTCTATTTTAATTTTTAAATTTTTAGGGGCTAAAAAATTAGTTTTATTTTTACAAAAAATAGGTCAAGGTTCTCTGTTAATTATGTGTTTTCATTCTCTAGATGGTACGGGATTTGTTTTCTTGGGACATCTGATGTCTTATTTTTCTACTCGGTATGCTTCCTGGTTGTTAGCGATTATACTTATTTTATATCGTTTGATCATACCAATGCTAGCTTTAGTGATAATACCTCATGTTCCATTTGCACGTAATTTTTACGATAATCGACGCTATCAATTTTTCTGGCAACATTCTATAAAGGGAAACAAATCGAATCTAATATTTTCGCCAAATAGTAAAATGAAACATCATATGTTTTGA
- a CDS encoding GtrA family protein has protein sequence MIIQLIKKYRSVISYLVFGGLTTLINIVAFTLLNSVMNYQVANIIAWFLSVLFAYVTNKIWVFSSKTQGFTALVKEMGSFFIFRGLSLIMDIFMMWLGISILHANPVLTKIVDNIVVVIANYFFSKLYIFKSNK, from the coding sequence ATTATTATTCAATTAATTAAAAAGTATCGATCCGTCATTAGCTATTTAGTCTTTGGCGGCTTAACCACCTTGATCAACATTGTTGCATTTACTTTGTTAAACTCAGTAATGAACTATCAAGTAGCTAACATTATTGCCTGGTTTCTCTCCGTACTATTTGCTTACGTCACTAATAAGATTTGGGTATTTTCATCTAAGACACAGGGATTTACGGCCCTGGTCAAAGAGATGGGCTCTTTCTTTATTTTTCGTGGCCTATCACTGATTATGGATATCTTCATGATGTGGTTGGGTATATCCATTTTGCATGCTAATCCTGTATTGACAAAAATAGTTGATAACATTGTCGTGGTTATCGCTAATTATTTCTTTAGTAAATTGTATATTTTTAAATCAAACAAATAG
- a CDS encoding IS30 family transposase, with translation MQEQNTTVRKKGQHLTSFERGRIATLHSQGYSNRAIARALNVCHQTINNELCRGEIDQVKKVNGQRQYYAVYSPETAQAKYEANRAHCHRPLKLVGVADFIDYFTTHLRQDGWSPDAAVGRAKLEGLYQPEEMVSTKTLYHYIDAQLLEVRNLDLLEKKRHRAKHHHSIKHKRLAGRSIDERPKSIDQRQEFGHFELDTVVGKRNGQESVILTLIERQSRCPILRLIDGRDADSVNYELAKICQEYGSIMKSVTADNGAEFSEVGAVLTGVADLYYAHPYRSSERGTNEAHNRMIRRDVPKGLSMDILGPHDIQAVESKLNNLPRRQTGYQTPKELFSAASAG, from the coding sequence ATGCAAGAACAGAATACCACAGTCAGAAAAAAAGGTCAGCACCTAACTTCGTTTGAACGAGGCAGAATTGCTACGCTGCACAGCCAAGGCTATTCCAATCGTGCAATTGCCAGAGCGCTTAATGTTTGTCATCAAACAATCAATAATGAATTGTGCCGCGGCGAGATCGACCAAGTAAAAAAAGTGAATGGTCAACGCCAATATTACGCTGTATACTCACCAGAAACAGCACAAGCTAAGTACGAAGCTAATCGAGCCCACTGTCATCGACCTTTGAAACTCGTCGGTGTCGCTGATTTTATCGACTATTTTACGACTCATTTGCGTCAAGATGGTTGGTCGCCTGATGCAGCAGTAGGACGGGCCAAACTTGAAGGCTTATATCAACCTGAGGAGATGGTCTCGACCAAGACGCTATACCACTATATTGATGCCCAGTTACTTGAAGTCCGTAATCTTGATCTACTCGAAAAAAAGCGCCACCGTGCCAAACATCATCACTCGATCAAGCACAAGCGTCTGGCCGGACGGAGTATTGATGAACGGCCTAAAAGTATCGACCAGCGCCAAGAGTTCGGCCATTTCGAATTGGACACCGTGGTGGGCAAGCGCAACGGTCAAGAGAGTGTGATCTTAACGCTGATCGAGCGTCAATCCCGCTGCCCAATTCTACGTTTGATCGATGGTCGTGATGCCGATTCAGTCAACTATGAGCTGGCCAAGATCTGTCAAGAATACGGATCAATCATGAAGTCAGTTACTGCCGATAATGGCGCTGAGTTCTCGGAAGTTGGCGCTGTACTTACCGGTGTCGCTGACCTTTATTATGCCCATCCATATCGTTCCTCTGAGCGTGGGACTAACGAAGCGCATAATCGAATGATCCGCCGCGATGTACCCAAGGGTCTATCCATGGATATTTTGGGTCCTCATGATATCCAAGCAGTTGAGTCAAAGCTAAACAATTTACCGCGCCGGCAAACTGGCTATCAAACACCCAAAGAGCTTTTCTCCGCTGCTTCCGCCGGTTAA
- the galU gene encoding UTP--glucose-1-phosphate uridylyltransferase GalU, translating into MNVHKAVIPAAGLGTRFLPATKAMAKEMLPIVDKPTIQFIVEEAQASGIDDILIITGKGKRPIEDHFDSVPELEQNLIKKQKDEMLKVVQETTNMKVNLFFIRQSHPNGLGDAVRLAKSFIANEPFVVMLGDDLMEDKVPLTKQLINDYEKTHASTLAVKRVPHDEVSKYGVIDPEAEEFPGLYNVRQFVEKPAADKAPSDLAIIGRYLLTPEIFDILENQKPGAGGEIQLTDAIDELNKIQRVFAHEFKGNRYDVGNKFGYVQTNIEFGLRHPEVKDQLKDYIIELSKKLEAEKKAAKK; encoded by the coding sequence ATGAACGTACATAAAGCAGTGATTCCTGCCGCAGGATTAGGGACGCGGTTTTTACCAGCAACTAAAGCAATGGCTAAAGAAATGTTGCCGATCGTTGATAAACCAACGATTCAATTCATCGTGGAAGAAGCACAAGCATCTGGGATCGATGATATTTTAATTATTACTGGTAAAGGTAAGCGACCAATCGAAGATCATTTCGATTCCGTACCTGAACTGGAACAAAACTTGATCAAAAAACAAAAAGATGAAATGTTGAAAGTTGTTCAAGAGACAACCAACATGAAAGTTAATCTGTTTTTCATTCGCCAATCACATCCCAATGGTTTAGGCGACGCCGTTCGTTTGGCCAAGTCATTTATTGCCAATGAACCTTTTGTCGTTATGCTTGGCGATGATTTAATGGAGGATAAAGTACCGTTGACCAAGCAATTGATCAATGATTACGAAAAGACCCATGCGTCAACTTTAGCCGTTAAGCGGGTTCCCCACGATGAGGTTTCTAAGTACGGTGTGATCGATCCCGAAGCTGAAGAGTTTCCTGGGTTATACAATGTGCGCCAATTTGTCGAGAAACCAGCTGCCGATAAAGCACCTAGTGACTTGGCAATCATTGGTCGTTATCTGCTAACCCCAGAGATCTTCGATATTTTGGAAAATCAAAAACCTGGTGCTGGTGGGGAGATCCAGTTAACTGACGCAATCGATGAATTAAATAAAATTCAGCGAGTGTTTGCCCATGAATTTAAGGGTAATCGTTATGATGTTGGTAATAAATTTGGTTATGTGCAAACTAATATTGAATTTGGTTTACGCCATCCAGAAGTGAAGGATCAGTTGAAAGACTATATTATTGAGCTTTCAAAAAAATTAGAAGCTGAGAAAAAAGCAGCTAAAAAATAG